Proteins from a genomic interval of Cupriavidus sp. WKF15:
- a CDS encoding MarR family winged helix-turn-helix transcriptional regulator, whose translation MTRRLTCTYAGIGSSLNSVYTLLSKSEVVKEIDVNAFDPEILQSIAVECPGFQARATARALTRYYNACFRPLGLTAEQFSLLIGIGADEGATLVELAERAGVDPTTLSRNVQHLESRDLVRTEGGRGRAGKRLTLTTSGRQLVADALPVWSSAKADLADRMGAERLRSARQAMKALAKAAEPSST comes from the coding sequence ATGACGCGCAGATTGACGTGTACGTATGCTGGCATTGGTTCCTCGCTTAATAGTGTATATACATTATTAAGCAAGAGCGAGGTTGTCAAGGAGATAGATGTGAACGCGTTTGATCCAGAAATTCTGCAGAGTATCGCCGTTGAGTGCCCGGGCTTCCAGGCGCGTGCAACGGCACGGGCACTCACGCGGTATTACAACGCTTGCTTCAGACCTCTCGGACTGACCGCCGAGCAATTCAGCCTCTTGATTGGGATAGGAGCAGACGAGGGGGCGACGCTCGTCGAACTTGCCGAAAGGGCCGGGGTCGATCCGACCACCCTTAGTCGGAATGTTCAGCATCTGGAGAGCCGAGATTTGGTCCGCACTGAAGGTGGGCGCGGCCGCGCAGGAAAGCGGCTCACCCTGACGACGTCCGGGCGCCAACTCGTGGCTGACGCGTTACCGGTGTGGAGCTCGGCTAAGGCAGATCTTGCTGATCGCATGGGTGCGGAAAGGCTTCGCTCGGCAAGGCAAGCAATGAAGGCGTTGGCCAAGGCAGCAGAACCCTCGTCTACATAA
- a CDS encoding DUF1330 domain-containing protein, translated as MPAYVHVNLRVIDSAKQAALAPRFQAALQEAGGRILHFGPVAQILEGNEAPLPMAGVFEFPTLPQALAFYNSEKYAPIKAERRDAQEARMFIVETQS; from the coding sequence ATGCCAGCATACGTACACGTCAATCTGCGCGTCATCGACTCTGCCAAGCAAGCAGCGCTTGCCCCACGCTTTCAGGCGGCACTGCAAGAGGCAGGAGGGAGAATTTTACATTTCGGGCCTGTCGCGCAGATTCTTGAGGGGAACGAGGCTCCGCTGCCAATGGCCGGCGTTTTTGAGTTTCCGACTCTTCCGCAAGCGCTAGCTTTCTACAATTCCGAGAAATATGCGCCGATCAAGGCCGAACGCCGGGACGCCCAGGAAGCGAGGATGTTCATCGTCGAAACGCAATCGTGA
- a CDS encoding DJ-1/PfpI family protein: MASKDNVAALSASIGASAVSTRHVVLVAFDGVEAIDVAGPASALSKAAGYVPGAYRLTIASPSGGDVRTNAGLAIAATESLSAVAVPIDTLIVAGGDEPALRAAIVEQGVGEWVARMAPVVRRVASVCTGAFALAAAGILDGRQCTTHRNACAMLQSMFPKAHVLNDPIYVRDDGLWTSAGVTTGLDMTLAMIAADLGQPVAIEIARNLAVHMLRGSTESQESRTLAAQAGATPRVRGLVTWIMNNLSGDLSVEAMAQRVLMSPRNLARAFVAETGSTPAAFVTRARLERATTLLLQTDWPQERIASESGFRSVDAFQRAFGREKGCTPNMYRSNGGQSV, translated from the coding sequence ATGGCGAGCAAGGACAACGTTGCCGCGCTTTCTGCCAGCATCGGCGCAAGCGCGGTGTCGACCCGCCACGTCGTTCTGGTGGCGTTCGACGGGGTCGAGGCCATCGACGTCGCCGGACCGGCTAGTGCGCTGAGCAAGGCAGCCGGGTACGTTCCAGGCGCCTATCGACTGACTATTGCCTCGCCAAGCGGCGGGGATGTCAGAACCAACGCTGGCCTGGCCATTGCCGCGACCGAAAGCCTGAGCGCAGTGGCGGTCCCCATCGACACACTCATCGTGGCAGGAGGAGATGAGCCGGCCTTGCGTGCTGCCATCGTCGAGCAAGGGGTTGGCGAATGGGTGGCGCGCATGGCCCCCGTGGTTCGACGCGTGGCCAGTGTTTGTACAGGTGCGTTTGCCCTGGCGGCGGCCGGCATCCTCGACGGCAGGCAATGCACTACGCACAGGAATGCATGCGCGATGCTGCAATCGATGTTTCCGAAGGCTCATGTACTGAACGACCCCATCTACGTGCGCGACGATGGTCTCTGGACTTCCGCTGGTGTTACCACGGGACTCGACATGACGCTTGCGATGATTGCGGCCGACCTGGGTCAGCCTGTGGCGATAGAGATCGCACGCAATTTGGCCGTCCACATGCTGCGCGGCAGCACCGAATCGCAGGAGAGTCGCACGTTGGCGGCACAGGCGGGCGCAACGCCGCGCGTGCGAGGGTTGGTGACCTGGATCATGAACAATCTGTCAGGCGATCTTTCGGTCGAGGCGATGGCGCAGCGGGTCCTCATGAGCCCGCGCAATCTGGCCAGGGCATTTGTGGCCGAGACCGGCAGCACCCCTGCAGCCTTTGTCACGCGGGCGCGATTGGAACGGGCCACGACGCTACTCCTGCAAACGGATTGGCCGCAGGAGAGGATCGCCTCGGAGAGTGGCTTTCGGTCCGTGGACGCCTTTCAGCGGGCGTTTGGTCGAGAGAAGGGCTGCACTCCCAACATGTACCGCTCGAATGGTGGACAGTCGGTTTGA
- a CDS encoding DJ-1/PfpI family protein, protein MAFPFRFVSIVVMASLQMASGATHARNSISAGDMPIPPPRQKQPVIAVLALNEGTETTDFLVPYAVLRRANVATVEAVASKPGRVNLMPALAIDLPNDVASFDRRYPMGADYVIVPAMHSDNDPVIIGWIHTQAAKGAVIVAICSGALVAGNAGLLDHRRFAGHWYDKATLIARHPGAIHVPNRRYIADHGIVSTTGVSASVPISVAIIEAIAGRARATSVADSIGASDWGTTHDATPFRIDARNLQTLAINTLTFWRRETIAIPVKDGIDDIQLALAADAWSRTYRSTAVAVASGSVQMRSGLTLEPASPTTHGNAYWVRLGPDTLPANQLRSTLIDIGQRYGHATRKLVELTMEYDDRGGF, encoded by the coding sequence GTGGCATTCCCGTTCAGGTTCGTCTCAATCGTTGTGATGGCTAGTCTGCAGATGGCCAGTGGGGCAACCCACGCCCGGAATTCTATCTCCGCCGGCGACATGCCAATCCCTCCGCCTCGCCAGAAACAGCCGGTCATTGCGGTGCTTGCGCTTAACGAAGGTACGGAAACCACCGATTTTCTGGTGCCCTACGCCGTATTGCGCCGGGCAAACGTTGCCACCGTAGAGGCCGTGGCTTCAAAACCGGGACGAGTGAATCTGATGCCCGCACTCGCCATCGACCTGCCGAATGACGTGGCGTCCTTCGACCGCCGATATCCAATGGGCGCGGACTACGTCATCGTGCCAGCGATGCATTCCGACAACGACCCCGTCATCATCGGCTGGATTCACACACAGGCTGCGAAAGGTGCTGTGATCGTAGCGATATGCTCGGGCGCCCTGGTGGCAGGCAACGCCGGACTCCTCGATCATCGTCGGTTCGCCGGGCACTGGTATGACAAGGCCACACTGATTGCCCGACACCCAGGTGCCATCCACGTGCCCAATCGCCGCTACATTGCCGACCACGGCATCGTTTCGACAACGGGCGTTAGCGCATCCGTGCCGATCAGTGTGGCCATTATCGAAGCCATTGCCGGCCGAGCGCGGGCGACATCGGTAGCAGATTCGATTGGCGCGAGCGATTGGGGGACCACCCATGATGCCACCCCCTTCCGAATCGATGCGCGCAACCTTCAGACGCTCGCCATCAATACCCTCACGTTCTGGCGACGCGAAACAATAGCGATTCCCGTGAAGGATGGCATCGATGACATTCAGCTCGCGCTGGCAGCAGACGCCTGGTCGCGGACCTACAGATCAACGGCCGTGGCCGTGGCATCAGGTTCCGTACAGATGCGCAGCGGCTTGACGCTTGAGCCGGCATCGCCCACTACCCATGGCAACGCCTATTGGGTACGCTTGGGACCGGACACATTGCCGGCCAATCAACTGCGCAGCACGTTGATAGACATCGGTCAACGCTATGGTCACGCCACGCGCAAGCTGGTCGAACTCACCATGGAGTACGATGACCGCGGCGGCTTCTGA
- a CDS encoding thioredoxin domain-containing protein has protein sequence MPDVAITPADHAIGPDTARVTVVEYGDFECEYCRIAYGAMKILMEHYGPQVRFVYRHYPMSHWHPSAEAAAECAEAAGAQHKFWQMYRLLHEKPDGLKADALRHYAGMLGMDLDRYDQDMSAHAHLPHIRDDMRGATQWQVRGTPSFFVNGVVQDVTFGMERLQRAIDTALTR, from the coding sequence ATGCCAGACGTCGCCATCACCCCCGCCGATCACGCCATCGGCCCCGACACCGCCAGGGTCACCGTCGTCGAGTACGGCGATTTCGAATGCGAATACTGCCGCATCGCCTACGGCGCCATGAAGATCCTGATGGAGCACTATGGCCCGCAGGTGCGTTTCGTCTACCGCCACTATCCAATGTCGCACTGGCACCCATCGGCCGAAGCCGCCGCCGAATGCGCGGAAGCGGCCGGCGCGCAGCATAAGTTCTGGCAGATGTACCGCCTGCTGCACGAGAAGCCGGACGGCCTCAAGGCTGACGCGTTGCGCCACTACGCCGGCATGCTTGGCATGGACCTGGACCGCTATGACCAGGACATGTCCGCGCATGCGCACCTGCCGCACATCCGCGACGACATGCGCGGCGCCACGCAATGGCAGGTGCGCGGCACGCCGTCGTTCTTCGTCAATGGCGTGGTGCAGGACGTGACCTTCGGCATGGAACGGCTGCAGCGGGCCATTGATACGGCGCTGACCCGCTGA